The genomic region CCATTTCGGATTTGTGGATGGTACTGTGGAAGAACTTCCCAAGTCCAAGCGCGATCACTACAATCATAAGCGCAAGTCCCGTATCTTGATGCTCCCGCTGGAAAAGTAATTATGGCAATGGATTTTAAGAAAATGGAAGACGGCTTCAAGATGATTCTTGAAGGCATGGGCGAAGATGTGAACCGTGAAGGTTTGCTAGAAACTCCGAAGCGCGTTGCAAAGATGTATGCCGAAGTCATGAGTAGCCTCACTGGTGAACAGAAGGCCGAGGATATTCTCAAGACCCGCTTCCATGAAAAGTATGACGAAATGATCGTGGTGCCTAACATTCCCTTCGCCAGCATGTGCGAACATCATTTCCTGCCTTTTACTGGTAAGGCCCATGTGGCCTACATTCCGGGCGATTGCGTGGTGGGCCTTTCCAAGATTCCTCGCGTTGTGGAGTTCTATGCCCGCTTCCCCCAGATTCAGGAACGCATGACCCGTCAGATTGCGGAACTGATCCAGAAGGAATTGAAGCCTAAGGGCGTCGCAGTGCTTTTGGAAGCAAGCCATATGTGTATGACCATGCGCGGTATCAAGAAACCGGGCGCCACCATGGTGACCACCCAGCTTTTGGGTTGCTTTAAGACTGACGAAAAGACCCGCGCAGAATTCTTGGCCAGCATAAACGATCGCTTGCGCTAAATT from Fibrobacter sp. harbors:
- the folE gene encoding GTP cyclohydrolase I FolE, translated to MDFKKMEDGFKMILEGMGEDVNREGLLETPKRVAKMYAEVMSSLTGEQKAEDILKTRFHEKYDEMIVVPNIPFASMCEHHFLPFTGKAHVAYIPGDCVVGLSKIPRVVEFYARFPQIQERMTRQIAELIQKELKPKGVAVLLEASHMCMTMRGIKKPGATMVTTQLLGCFKTDEKTRAEFLASINDRLR